A region from the Osmerus eperlanus chromosome 11, fOsmEpe2.1, whole genome shotgun sequence genome encodes:
- the LOC134029461 gene encoding transcription cofactor HES-6-like: MAPSARPNKNGLCLDEDEYYGVNKGDRKTRKPLVEKKRRARINESLQELRTMLTETDLQSKMENAEVLEMTVKRVEHILKNRTQETESLNREASERFAAGYIQCMHEVHMFVSNCPGIDATVAAELLNHLLECMPLNEEHFQDMFMDLISDTSSNNGSTWPIREALCAALASPGGRSIGGLSSVLSPAPSSIEDLCSDLDDTDSEHNQSASEPSQNQEAQNIPTITYSKSMWRPW, from the exons ATGGCCCCCTCGGCTCGACCCAACAAGAACGGACTCTGCTTGGATGAGGATGAATACTATGGAGTGAATAAAGGAGACAGAAAG ACAAGAAAACCTTTGGTGGAGAAGAAGAGGCGTGCTCGCATCAACGAGAGTTTGCAGGAGCTCCGGACTATGCTTACCGAGACTGAC CTTCAGTCCAAGATGGAGAACGCAGAGGTTCTGGAGATGACAGTGAAGAGAGTGGAACACATTCTAAAAAATCGTACTCAAG AGACGGAATCATTGAACCGAGAAGCCAGTGAGAGATTCGCGGCTGGCTACATCCAATGCATGCACGAGGTCCATATGTTCGTGTCTAACTGTCCCGGGATAGATGCAACGGTCGCAGCAGAGCTCCTCAACCATCTGTTAGAGTGCATGCCCCTTAACGAGGAACACTTTCAGGACATGTTCATGGATTTAATATCGGATACCTCAAGTAACAATGGCAGCACTTGGCCGATTAGGGAGGCGCTATGCGCTGCGCTGGCATCACCCGGAGGCAGGAGTATAGGCGGCCTGTCCTCGGTCCTctctcccgccccctcctccatcgAGGACCTGTGCTCGGACTTGGACGACACCGACAGCGAGCACAACCAGAGTGCCAGTGAGCCTTCGCAGAACCAAGAGGCCCAGAACATACCTACTATCACCTACTCCAAATCCATGTGGAGGCCTTGGTAG